TCGCATATAAAAGGTATTTGATTATTAGGTGGATTTAAACAAACATGGAAGCAGCACTATTACTAGCGAAATTGCCTGAAGCCTACCAAATCTTCGACCCATTGGTAGATGTATTACCTGTTATTCCCGTCTTCTTCTTGTTACTTGCATTTGTTTGGCAAGCAGCAGTGGGTTTTAGATAAATTACCCATCTCCAACTTTTTGGACAGGTAACATCCACCTGTCCTA
The DNA window shown above is from Anabaena sp. WA102 and carries:
- a CDS encoding photosystem II reaction center protein K translates to MEAALLLAKLPEAYQIFDPLVDVLPVIPVFFLLLAFVWQAAVGFR